From Amycolatopsis sp. cg9, one genomic window encodes:
- a CDS encoding glutamate synthase subunit beta, with translation MADPKGFLTTTREEPKRRPVDLRLLDWREVYEDFATTKLEKQAGRCMDCGIPFCHQGCPLGNLIPEWNTLVWRDDWRQAIDRLHATNNFPEFTGTLCPAPCETACVLGINDDPVTIKRVEISIVDRAFAEGWITPEVPAVRTGKKVAVVGSGPSGLAAAQQLTRAGHSVVVYERADKIGGLLRYGIPEFKMEKSRLDRRLAQMEAEGTEFRASVNVGADLPIADLLAHDAVVLAGGATDWRDLPISGRELDGIHQAMEFLPPANRVASGELEKSPFDASGLDVVVIGGGDTGADCVGTSHRQGARSVTQLEIMPKPPESRSDAHPWPTYPMIYRVSSAHEEGGERLYAVNTQEFLGDESGRVRALKLVEVRNEGGKFVPVEGSERELPAQLVLLAMGFLGPQKQGLLEDLGVELDGRGNVVRDKAFKTSLDNVFVAGDMGRGQSLIVWAIAEGRSAAAGVDAFLTGRDFLPAPIAPTDRPIA, from the coding sequence ATGGCTGACCCCAAGGGCTTTCTGACCACCACGCGGGAAGAACCGAAGCGCCGTCCCGTCGACCTCCGGCTGCTGGACTGGCGAGAGGTCTACGAGGACTTCGCCACGACGAAGCTGGAGAAGCAGGCCGGCCGCTGCATGGACTGCGGCATCCCGTTCTGCCACCAGGGCTGCCCGCTCGGGAACCTCATCCCCGAGTGGAACACGCTGGTGTGGCGGGACGACTGGCGCCAGGCCATCGACCGGCTGCACGCGACGAACAACTTCCCGGAGTTCACCGGCACGCTGTGCCCGGCACCCTGCGAAACCGCTTGCGTGCTCGGGATCAACGACGACCCGGTGACGATCAAGCGCGTCGAGATCTCCATCGTCGACCGCGCCTTCGCGGAGGGCTGGATCACGCCCGAGGTCCCGGCGGTGCGCACGGGCAAGAAGGTCGCGGTCGTGGGCTCCGGCCCGTCGGGACTCGCCGCGGCGCAGCAGCTGACGCGCGCGGGCCACAGCGTCGTGGTCTACGAGCGGGCCGACAAGATCGGCGGGCTGCTGCGCTACGGCATCCCCGAGTTCAAGATGGAGAAGTCCCGCCTCGACCGCCGGCTCGCGCAGATGGAAGCCGAAGGCACGGAGTTCCGGGCGTCGGTCAACGTCGGCGCCGACCTGCCGATCGCCGACCTGCTGGCCCACGACGCCGTGGTGCTGGCCGGCGGCGCGACCGACTGGCGCGACCTGCCGATCTCCGGCCGCGAGCTCGACGGCATCCACCAGGCCATGGAGTTCCTGCCGCCGGCCAACCGGGTCGCCTCGGGCGAGCTGGAGAAGTCGCCGTTCGACGCTTCGGGCCTGGACGTGGTCGTGATCGGCGGCGGCGACACCGGCGCGGACTGCGTCGGGACGTCGCACCGCCAGGGCGCGCGTTCGGTGACGCAGCTGGAGATCATGCCCAAGCCGCCGGAGTCCCGGTCGGACGCCCACCCGTGGCCGACGTACCCGATGATCTACCGGGTGTCCTCGGCGCACGAAGAGGGCGGCGAGCGGCTGTACGCGGTGAACACGCAGGAGTTCCTGGGCGACGAGTCCGGCCGCGTCCGGGCGCTGAAGCTGGTCGAGGTGCGCAACGAAGGCGGCAAGTTCGTCCCCGTCGAGGGGTCGGAGCGCGAGCTGCCCGCGCAGCTCGTCCTGCTGGCCATGGGTTTCCTCGGCCCGCAGAAGCAGGGGCTGCTCGAAGACCTCGGCGTCGAGCTGGACGGGCGCGGCAACGTGGTCCGCGACAAGGCGTTCAAGACGAGCCTCGACAACGTGTTCGTGGCCGGCGACATGGGCCGCGGCCAGTCCCTGATCGTGTGGGCGATCGCGGAGGGCCGCAGTGCCGCGGCCGGCGTCGACGCCTTCCTGACCGGGCGGGACTTCCTGCCCGCCCCGATCGCGCCGACGGACCGGCCGATCGCGTAG
- a CDS encoding SDR family oxidoreductase — MRVFVTGASGWIGSALVPELLGAGHEVVGLARSAASAAAVEAMGADVLRGGLTDLETLKTAAESADGVVHLAFGHDFTRIEESIETDARAVEAMGAVLAGKPFVVASGTPVVPGRPSLEDDDPDGAGPVAGRTGIARAVVAMAGRGVRSSVVRLPRSVHGEGDRHGFIARLIGLDREKGVSAYVGDGTQRWPAVHVLDAAHLFRLALEQARPGAVLHAVGDEGVAIRDLAAVIGARLDLVPTPVPAGELGFLGLILSVDQPSASARTQELLSWRPTRPGLLEDVEKGHYFG; from the coding sequence ATGCGTGTTTTCGTCACCGGTGCGTCGGGCTGGATCGGCTCGGCGCTGGTCCCCGAACTCCTCGGCGCGGGCCACGAGGTGGTCGGGCTGGCCAGGTCGGCCGCCTCGGCGGCCGCGGTCGAGGCGATGGGCGCCGACGTGCTACGCGGCGGCCTGACCGACCTCGAAACCCTGAAAACCGCCGCGGAGAGCGCGGACGGCGTCGTCCACCTGGCCTTCGGGCACGACTTCACCCGGATCGAGGAGTCGATCGAGACCGACGCGCGCGCGGTCGAAGCGATGGGTGCGGTGCTGGCCGGCAAGCCCTTCGTGGTCGCGTCGGGAACGCCCGTCGTGCCCGGCCGCCCGTCCCTGGAGGACGACGACCCGGACGGCGCCGGGCCGGTCGCGGGCCGCACCGGAATCGCCCGCGCGGTCGTGGCCATGGCCGGGCGCGGCGTGCGGTCGTCCGTCGTCCGGCTGCCGCGGTCGGTGCACGGCGAAGGCGACCGGCACGGCTTCATCGCCCGGCTGATCGGCCTGGACCGCGAGAAGGGCGTCTCCGCCTACGTCGGCGACGGGACGCAGCGCTGGCCCGCGGTGCACGTCCTGGACGCCGCGCACCTGTTCCGGCTGGCGCTGGAGCAGGCCCGACCCGGTGCGGTGCTGCACGCGGTGGGCGACGAGGGCGTGGCGATCCGCGACCTCGCCGCGGTGATCGGCGCCCGGCTGGACCTGGTGCCCACGCCGGTCCCGGCTGGGGAACTGGGTTTCCTGGGCCTGATCCTGTCCGTCGACCAGCCGTCGGCCAGCGCGCGCACGCAGGAGCTGCTCAGCTGGCGCCCGACGCGGCCCGGCCTCCTCGAAGACGTCGAGAAGGGCCACTACTTCGGCTGA
- a CDS encoding TetR/AcrR family transcriptional regulator — MSRWEPNTRERLMRAAVAEFLDRGYESVTVAEITERAGLTKRTFFRHFADKREVLFAGQEILSRLFSDAIASAPAEATPIEAIAAALTATGEVFGPERREWACKVQAVVAGHSDLRERELLKRAKLRAAMAEALRERGVGEPAASLAAEIGGLAFTTGFVRWVEPSNERGFGELSREALAELVAATASLG; from the coding sequence ATGAGCCGCTGGGAGCCGAACACGCGCGAGCGGCTGATGCGCGCCGCGGTGGCGGAGTTCCTCGACCGGGGCTACGAGAGCGTCACCGTCGCCGAGATCACCGAGCGGGCCGGCCTGACCAAGCGCACGTTCTTCCGCCACTTCGCCGACAAGCGCGAGGTGCTGTTCGCGGGCCAGGAAATCCTGAGCCGCCTGTTTTCCGACGCGATCGCTTCGGCGCCCGCGGAAGCGACGCCGATCGAGGCGATCGCGGCGGCGCTGACGGCGACCGGCGAGGTCTTCGGCCCGGAGCGGCGCGAGTGGGCGTGCAAGGTCCAGGCGGTGGTCGCGGGCCACAGCGACCTGCGCGAGCGCGAACTGCTCAAGCGCGCGAAACTGCGGGCCGCGATGGCCGAAGCGTTGCGGGAGCGCGGAGTCGGCGAACCGGCGGCGAGCCTGGCGGCGGAGATCGGCGGTCTCGCCTTCACGACGGGCTTCGTGCGATGGGTGGAGCCGTCGAACGAACGCGGTTTCGGCGAGCTTTCCCGGGAGGCTTTGGCCGAACTGGTGGCGGCGACCGCGTCCCTCGGCTGA